In Astatotilapia calliptera chromosome 16, fAstCal1.2, whole genome shotgun sequence, one genomic interval encodes:
- the LOC113007966 gene encoding complement C1q-like protein 2 isoform X2 → MDLQKRIGGIPQVAFSVALLDSGFGNTGPFDSPTPLRYKNIFSNTGSGYNPSTGIFTAMTKGMYFFRFSMFNNLNSVPNSVVSLMKNGKRLTSVWDTSGSDANDMGSNAVVIPLEVGDNVYVELQANRIVYDDSMNYNTFSGFLLFTL, encoded by the exons ATGGATCTGCAGAAACGTATTGGAG GCATTCCTCAGGTAGCCTTTTCTGTAGCCCTCCTTGATTCTGGCTTTGGAAATACTGGCCCTTTTGACAGTCCTACTCCACTGCGGTACAAGAACATTTTCTCCAACACAGGCAGTGGCTACAATCCTTCAACAG GGATTTTCACAGCCATGACCAAAGGAATGTACTTCTTTCGATTCTCAATGTTTAACAACCTCAACTCTGTTCCCAACTCCGTTGTAAGCCTCATGAAGAATGGTAAAAGACTGACATCCGTCTGGGATACCAGTGGAAGTGATGCCAATGACATGGGTAGCAATGCTGTGGTCATCCCTCTCGAAGTGGGAGACAATGTGTATGTGGAGCTCCAGGCGAACAGGATTGTCTATGACGACAGCATGAACTATAATACTTTTAgtggttttcttctgtttacacTGTAA
- the LOC113007966 gene encoding complement C1q-like protein 2 isoform X1, translated as MKSFAVLILAIGSCLCDSQIKSDCDKICDVCSFTRITQDLGAVGEKVTNIADKITLLEIKLQKTEKEVMDLQKRIGGIPQVAFSVALLDSGFGNTGPFDSPTPLRYKNIFSNTGSGYNPSTGIFTAMTKGMYFFRFSMFNNLNSVPNSVVSLMKNGKRLTSVWDTSGSDANDMGSNAVVIPLEVGDNVYVELQANRIVYDDSMNYNTFSGFLLFTL; from the exons ATGAAGTCATTTGCAGTCCTCATTCTGGCAATCGGCAGCTGTCTTTGTgattctcagattaaaagtGATTGTGACAAAATTTGTGATGTCTGCTCTTTCACTCGTATAACTCAAGACCTGGGAGCTGTGGGAGAGAAAGTCACAAACATTGCGGATAAAATAACGCTTCTAGAGATCAAGCttcaaaaaactgaaaaagaagtCATGGATCTGCAGAAACGTATTGGAG GCATTCCTCAGGTAGCCTTTTCTGTAGCCCTCCTTGATTCTGGCTTTGGAAATACTGGCCCTTTTGACAGTCCTACTCCACTGCGGTACAAGAACATTTTCTCCAACACAGGCAGTGGCTACAATCCTTCAACAG GGATTTTCACAGCCATGACCAAAGGAATGTACTTCTTTCGATTCTCAATGTTTAACAACCTCAACTCTGTTCCCAACTCCGTTGTAAGCCTCATGAAGAATGGTAAAAGACTGACATCCGTCTGGGATACCAGTGGAAGTGATGCCAATGACATGGGTAGCAATGCTGTGGTCATCCCTCTCGAAGTGGGAGACAATGTGTATGTGGAGCTCCAGGCGAACAGGATTGTCTATGACGACAGCATGAACTATAATACTTTTAgtggttttcttctgtttacacTGTAA